Proteins from a genomic interval of Rosa chinensis cultivar Old Blush chromosome 2, RchiOBHm-V2, whole genome shotgun sequence:
- the LOC112185009 gene encoding putative F-box protein At1g47790 yields the protein MFDSSLAKIVKREVVRLPDEITYEILVRLQIDSLLKCRAVCKWWNSLIKSSTFILTHLKSTLLIQSNNNKDDLLLLHAQREKEGPFGGEFFMLDCDDINDEYTKRCVIPTSDIKAVSPIYEGREINVDQQNFYPVGTCNGLIGLVCHDMKKPISIPIIWNPCVRKFLVLPSPSFSPYKVAFFLYELGYDSHNNDIKLVQIVVPKFQDDQTPCTFQVFSLLRGSWKDLNAPADFKPFPNDLTTVEISGALHWICGKLYTEINESTVIVTFNLSSELFGKMKIPKALKKDSTKKSC from the coding sequence ATGTTCGACTCCTCGTTAGCCAAAATAGTAAAAAGAGAAGTCGTCCGACTACCAGACGAAATTACATATGAAATCCTAGTTAGGTTGCAGATCGATTCATTACTCAAATGCAGGGCAGTGTGCAAGTGGTGGAATTCTCTGATCAAGAGTTCTACTTTCATTCTCACCCATCTCAAGTCCACATTATTAATCCAATCCAACAACAATAAGGACGACCTCCTTCTGTTACATGCCCAACGCGAGAAAGAGGGTCCGTTTGGTGGTGAGTTTTTCATGTTGGATTGTGATGATATCAACGATGAATATACCAAGCGTTGTGTAATTCCAACTTCTGACATTAAAGCAGTTTCTCCAATCTATGAAGGAAGAGAAATCAATGTGGATCAACAAAATTTCTATCCAGTTGGAACTTGCAACGGCCTCATCGGCCTGGTTTGTCATGATATGAAAAAACCAATTTCAATACCAATAATATGGAATCCTTGTGTTAGAAAGTTTTTGGTTCTTCCTAGTCCAAGCTTTTCGCCCTACAAGGTTGCTTTTTTCCTTTATGAGTTAGGCTATGATTCACATAACAATGACATTAAGCTTGTACAAATTGTggttccaaaatttcaagatgaCCAAACGCCATGTACCTTTCAAGTGTTTTCATTACTCAGGGGCTCTTGGAAGGATCTTAACGCTCCTGCAGACTTTAAACCTTTTCCTAATGATCTTACAACTGTGGAGATTAGTGGTGCTTTGCATTGGATTTGTGGGAAACTGTATACTGAGATCAATGAAAGCACGGTCATTGTGACCTTTAACTTGTCTAGTGAATTATTTGGGAAGATGAAGATTCCTAAAGCTTTGAAAAAAGATTCAACTAAGAAATCTTGTTAA